In one window of Leifsonia sp. NPDC080035 DNA:
- a CDS encoding M15 family metallopeptidase yields the protein MTILLSDPRVSAVPVLDTGEPLVALPARLGPARALVRAGVAERLLHAATLLPPGVALRVVEGHRPLAGQRAIIERYSAELRALHPHLGEEELRTLTSRFVSPVEVAPHVAGAAVDLTLVDADGHERDLGTAIDATPEQSDGACYFDATGIGEAAAANRALLARTLGAAGFVNYPTEWWHWSYGDRYWALSVGAPAALYGPVDEAAAGAGEAAA from the coding sequence GTGACGATCCTGCTGTCAGATCCCCGCGTCTCCGCCGTCCCCGTGCTCGACACGGGCGAACCCCTCGTCGCGCTGCCCGCGCGCCTCGGCCCCGCCCGCGCCCTGGTGCGTGCGGGCGTGGCCGAGCGCCTGCTCCACGCGGCGACCCTGCTCCCGCCCGGCGTCGCGCTCCGGGTGGTCGAGGGGCACCGTCCCCTCGCCGGCCAGCGCGCGATCATCGAGCGGTACAGCGCCGAGCTGCGCGCGCTGCACCCGCACCTCGGCGAGGAGGAGCTGCGCACGCTGACCAGCCGGTTCGTCTCTCCAGTGGAGGTCGCCCCGCACGTCGCCGGCGCCGCGGTGGACCTCACGCTCGTGGACGCGGACGGGCACGAACGGGACCTCGGCACCGCCATCGACGCGACCCCGGAGCAGAGCGACGGCGCCTGCTACTTCGATGCGACCGGCATCGGCGAGGCCGCGGCGGCGAACCGGGCGCTGCTCGCCCGCACGCTCGGCGCCGCCGGGTTCGTGAACTATCCGACCGAGTGGTGGCACTGGAGCTACGGCGACCGGTACTGGGCCCTTTCCGTCGGGGCGCCGGCCGCGCTGTACGGGCCGGTCGACGAGGCCGCCGCCGGTGCCGGGGAGGCGGCCGCGTGA
- the alr gene encoding alanine racemase has translation MSVRTASRHRTTLTVDPAAITANAALFAERVPVPMLAVVKSDGYGHGAVTVARAALAAGAASLGVVGLDAAAELRAAGLTAPILSWMNPDGLDGARAVELGAALAVCSVDQLREAARPGAGVAVHLQLDTGLARDGAPREEWQALADEAAALEARGAVRVEGVMSHLASADVPGHPATRAAVVRFRRGVEVVEAAGCRPRWLHLAATSAALNDPATHGTLVRIGAGLVGAELSGRTRLRPAMRLRTTLIEARDAAAGTAVGYGGTWVAEAPTRLGLLPLGYADGLPRIHAGEAFVTVNGTRRRVVGVVSMNATVVDLGDTGAAVGDDVVVLGDDLLGEPTATDWARWAGTVPQDVLTAVGTAGRASRTVEETR, from the coding sequence GTGAGCGTCCGCACGGCGTCCCGGCATCGCACGACCCTGACCGTGGACCCCGCGGCGATCACCGCGAACGCGGCACTGTTCGCCGAGCGGGTCCCCGTGCCGATGCTCGCGGTCGTCAAGAGCGACGGCTACGGTCACGGCGCCGTGACCGTCGCGCGGGCGGCGCTCGCCGCCGGTGCGGCATCCCTCGGGGTGGTCGGCCTGGATGCGGCGGCCGAGCTGCGGGCGGCGGGCCTGACCGCCCCCATCCTGAGCTGGATGAACCCGGACGGCCTCGACGGGGCGCGGGCGGTGGAGCTGGGGGCGGCGCTCGCGGTGTGCTCGGTGGACCAGCTGCGGGAGGCGGCGCGCCCGGGTGCGGGCGTCGCCGTGCACCTCCAGCTCGACACCGGCCTCGCCCGCGACGGTGCTCCGCGCGAGGAGTGGCAGGCGCTCGCGGACGAGGCCGCGGCTCTGGAGGCCCGGGGCGCCGTGCGTGTGGAGGGGGTGATGAGCCACCTGGCGTCCGCGGACGTCCCCGGCCACCCCGCCACCCGGGCCGCCGTCGTGCGGTTCCGGCGCGGCGTCGAGGTCGTGGAGGCGGCGGGGTGCCGTCCGAGGTGGCTGCACCTGGCCGCCACCTCCGCGGCGCTGAACGACCCCGCCACCCACGGCACGCTCGTGCGGATCGGCGCGGGGCTGGTGGGCGCGGAGCTGTCCGGTCGGACGCGGCTGCGGCCCGCGATGCGCCTGCGCACGACGCTGATCGAGGCGCGGGACGCCGCGGCCGGCACGGCGGTCGGCTACGGCGGAACCTGGGTGGCGGAGGCGCCGACCCGGCTGGGGCTGCTCCCGCTCGGGTACGCGGACGGGCTGCCGCGCATCCATGCGGGGGAGGCGTTCGTCACCGTGAACGGGACGCGGCGCCGCGTGGTCGGCGTCGTCTCCATGAACGCGACCGTGGTCGACCTGGGCGACACCGGCGCGGCCGTCGGCGATGACGTCGTGGTGCTCGGCGACGACCTACTCGGCGAGCCGACGGCGACGGACTGGGCCCGCTGGGCCGGGACCGTTCCGCAGGACGTGCTGACGGCGGTCGGGACCGCGGGGCGCGCCTCCCGCACGGTGGAGGAGACGCGATGA
- a CDS encoding D-alanine--D-alanine ligase, which translates to MSGVRTVVVLGGGTSSEHDVSLASARDIAAALTGDRWRVVEFVQGRDGSWSGPDGAAGVGGPPGLPGLSGLAGLVAALVDADVVIPAFHGAGGEDGTLAGLLELAGVSYVGSGVGAGALGMDKRVTKLLAVDAGVAVAPGVVVTSPDDARLAAVPLPAIVKPNSGGSSHGLAVVTDRARLAGAVAAALDGDDRVLVEAMVRGREIDVGVLELPDGSLRCSAPLEIVKADDEVFDTEAKYGREPAFALPADIPASVAGELQQQARTMFRALGCAGLARVDFFLTESGPVLNEVNTFPGFTSRSQFPRMFASEGMGYPELVETLAETALARRGRAQRVP; encoded by the coding sequence ATGAGCGGCGTGCGCACGGTCGTGGTGCTCGGCGGTGGCACCAGCAGCGAGCACGACGTGTCGCTCGCCTCGGCGCGGGACATCGCGGCGGCGCTCACGGGCGACCGCTGGCGGGTGGTCGAGTTCGTGCAGGGGCGGGACGGGTCGTGGAGCGGGCCGGACGGCGCGGCCGGGGTCGGCGGCCCTCCCGGCCTCCCCGGCCTATCCGGCCTCGCCGGCCTCGTCGCCGCGCTCGTCGACGCCGACGTCGTCATCCCCGCCTTCCACGGCGCGGGCGGCGAGGACGGGACGCTGGCCGGGCTGCTCGAGCTCGCGGGCGTCTCGTACGTGGGCTCGGGCGTCGGCGCGGGCGCCCTCGGCATGGACAAGCGGGTCACCAAGCTGCTCGCGGTCGACGCCGGGGTCGCTGTCGCGCCGGGCGTCGTGGTGACCTCGCCCGACGACGCGCGGCTGGCGGCCGTGCCGCTGCCCGCGATCGTGAAGCCGAACAGCGGGGGATCCAGCCACGGCCTCGCCGTGGTGACCGACCGCGCGCGGCTCGCGGGCGCCGTCGCCGCCGCGCTCGACGGCGACGACCGGGTGCTGGTGGAGGCGATGGTGCGCGGGCGCGAGATCGACGTCGGCGTGCTCGAACTCCCTGACGGCTCCCTGCGCTGCTCGGCACCGCTGGAGATCGTGAAGGCGGACGACGAGGTGTTCGACACCGAGGCGAAGTACGGCCGCGAGCCGGCGTTCGCGCTGCCGGCGGACATCCCGGCCTCCGTGGCCGGCGAGCTGCAGCAGCAGGCGCGCACGATGTTCCGCGCCCTCGGCTGCGCGGGGCTCGCCCGGGTCGACTTCTTCCTCACGGAGTCCGGGCCGGTGCTGAACGAGGTGAACACCTTCCCCGGCTTCACCAGCCGTTCGCAGTTCCCGCGGATGTTCGCGTCCGAGGGGATGGGTTATCCCGAGCTGGTGGAGACGCTGGCCGAGACGGCGCTCGCGCGTCGAGGCCGCGCTCAGCGGGTGCCGTAG
- a CDS encoding MFS transporter, with the protein MPVAPAWSPGTVRDATGGIVALTVATFLAVTTEMLPVGLLPAIGREVGVSDSITGLLVTVYAFMVAVLAVPLTVSTSRLPRKGLLVSTLIAYTLSNVVVALAPNFAVLAAGRAFGGIAHAVFFSVSIGYAARLVQPSHTGRALAVVTAGASAGFVLGVPLSTSLGTALGWRAAFGVLAAVCALTVLVVALLLPAVPGGGTAHLGDGAGARRMRLAVVSTTNAVVYLGQFTVYTFVSVLLLAAGLPAAGVGPVLLGIGAVGMLGTWFAAVTLDRRPRAAVVALLTAVTAGLIAVGIAFPALAGVLVAAALWGAGFGGVASVFQTAAIRSRGASPEVTGALINATANIGIGGGAAIGAAVLAGPGLGWLPFAGAALVLVGLVTVLGARASFPPRP; encoded by the coding sequence ATGCCCGTCGCGCCGGCCTGGAGCCCTGGAACCGTCCGCGACGCGACCGGGGGCATCGTCGCGCTCACCGTCGCCACCTTCCTCGCCGTCACGACCGAGATGCTGCCCGTCGGCCTGCTTCCGGCGATCGGCAGGGAGGTCGGCGTCTCCGACTCCATCACCGGCCTGCTCGTCACGGTGTACGCGTTCATGGTCGCGGTGCTGGCCGTTCCGCTGACCGTGTCCACCTCGCGATTGCCGCGCAAGGGCCTGCTCGTGTCCACCCTGATCGCGTACACGCTGAGCAACGTCGTCGTCGCGCTCGCGCCGAACTTCGCCGTGCTCGCCGCCGGGCGAGCCTTCGGCGGGATCGCGCACGCCGTGTTCTTCTCCGTCAGCATCGGCTACGCCGCCCGGCTGGTGCAGCCCTCGCACACCGGACGGGCGCTGGCCGTCGTGACCGCCGGCGCCTCGGCGGGGTTCGTGCTCGGCGTTCCGCTCTCGACCTCGCTCGGCACCGCCCTCGGCTGGCGCGCCGCCTTCGGGGTGCTGGCGGCGGTGTGCGCGCTCACGGTCCTCGTGGTCGCGCTCCTGCTCCCGGCCGTTCCCGGCGGGGGCACCGCGCACCTGGGCGACGGCGCCGGAGCTCGCCGGATGCGGCTGGCGGTCGTCTCCACCACCAACGCGGTCGTCTACCTCGGGCAGTTCACCGTGTACACGTTCGTGTCGGTGCTGCTGCTGGCGGCGGGACTTCCGGCGGCGGGCGTCGGGCCGGTGCTGCTGGGGATCGGCGCGGTCGGGATGCTGGGCACCTGGTTCGCCGCGGTGACCCTCGACCGGAGGCCGAGGGCGGCCGTCGTCGCGCTGCTCACGGCGGTGACCGCCGGTCTCATCGCGGTCGGGATCGCGTTCCCGGCGCTCGCCGGCGTGCTCGTGGCCGCTGCGCTGTGGGGAGCGGGCTTCGGGGGAGTGGCCTCGGTGTTCCAGACGGCGGCCATCCGCAGCCGCGGGGCGTCGCCGGAGGTCACCGGCGCGCTCATCAACGCCACGGCGAACATCGGCATCGGCGGCGGCGCTGCCATCGGCGCCGCCGTGCTCGCCGGGCCCGGCCTCGGCTGGCTGCCGTTCGCCGGCGCCGCGCTGGTGCTCGTCGGCCTCGTCACCGTGCTCGGCGCCCGCGCATCATTCCCGCCGCGGCCGTGA
- a CDS encoding amidohydrolase family protein, with amino-acid sequence MTVDAHLHLWDLDAIDYPWLTDRLAPINRSFGLDEVQPQLERAGVDRVVLVQAANSIEDSAAMFAVSSPLVAGVVAWVDLLDPATAARQLAGWEAHPGFVGVRHLIHDEPDPDWLARPAVRSSLALLADAGRAFDVVGVLPRHLEHAVAIADELPHLHLVIDHLGTPPVGGAGAGPWARLIRELAARPNVSVKLSGLTTLGGGSDAARLRPFVEHALESFGPSRVLYGGDWPVSTLAGDYAATHAVAVELIAGLSPAERHDVLSGAAERAYRLAAR; translated from the coding sequence ATGACGGTCGACGCGCACCTGCACCTCTGGGACCTCGACGCCATCGACTACCCCTGGCTCACCGACCGGCTCGCGCCGATCAACCGGAGCTTCGGCCTGGACGAGGTGCAGCCGCAGCTGGAACGGGCGGGCGTCGACCGCGTGGTGCTGGTGCAGGCCGCGAACTCGATCGAGGACTCGGCGGCGATGTTCGCGGTCTCGTCACCGCTCGTGGCCGGTGTCGTCGCCTGGGTCGACCTGCTCGATCCGGCGACCGCGGCCCGGCAGCTGGCCGGGTGGGAGGCGCATCCCGGCTTCGTCGGCGTGCGGCACCTCATCCACGACGAGCCGGATCCCGACTGGCTGGCACGGCCCGCCGTGCGCTCGTCGCTCGCACTGCTCGCGGATGCCGGGAGGGCGTTCGACGTGGTGGGCGTCCTGCCCCGGCACCTGGAGCACGCCGTCGCGATCGCGGACGAGCTGCCGCACCTGCACCTCGTGATCGACCACCTGGGGACGCCGCCGGTCGGCGGCGCGGGCGCAGGGCCGTGGGCGCGGCTCATCCGCGAGCTCGCGGCCCGCCCGAACGTGTCCGTGAAGCTCTCCGGGCTGACCACGCTCGGCGGCGGCTCGGACGCCGCCCGGCTTCGCCCCTTCGTGGAGCACGCGCTCGAGAGCTTCGGGCCGTCCCGTGTCCTCTACGGCGGCGACTGGCCGGTCTCCACGCTCGCGGGCGACTACGCCGCGACGCACGCGGTCGCGGTCGAGCTCATCGCAGGGCTTTCCCCCGCCGAACGCCACGACGTCCTCTCCGGGGCGGCCGAGCGCGCGTACCGCTTGGCCGCCCGATGA
- a CDS encoding alpha-L-fucosidase gives MASSTDLVRPGNYRRFEREVPAWFTDAKLGVFVHWGPYSVPAWAEPIGELGTIDDSYWFTHNPYAEWYFNTIRIEGSPAAEHHRATYGDAPYDDFLDRWDAADFDPADVLALVKRAGAGYFVPTTKHHDGVTLWDAPGTGDRNTVARGPHRDLVAAFERATREAGLRFGVYYSGGLDWHFSQLPPITAEGEAFVRPVDAAYAEYAHAQVLDLIDRYSPDVLWNDIDWPDAGKPSGPFSAESLFERFYAANPEGVANDRWGETHWDYRTSEYQQDTDVERSGAWENCRGIGYSFGYNRLEDATHLLSGPAAVESFVDIVSRGGNLLLNIGLTAAGTVPELQRRTLEHLAAWNAINGDAVFGSTTLDTAIAGPSETPWLRWTRTGDTANAFVDAVGEVRIPASTAVDAASARLADGNRIAVRRDGGTIVLTVPEPSVAGPTLVRFGLAG, from the coding sequence GTGGCCTCCAGCACCGACCTCGTCCGCCCCGGCAACTACCGACGATTCGAACGCGAGGTGCCCGCCTGGTTCACCGACGCGAAGCTCGGCGTCTTCGTGCACTGGGGGCCGTACTCGGTCCCGGCGTGGGCGGAGCCGATCGGCGAGCTCGGGACGATCGACGACAGCTACTGGTTCACGCACAACCCCTACGCCGAGTGGTACTTCAACACCATCCGCATCGAGGGCAGCCCGGCCGCCGAGCACCACCGCGCGACCTACGGCGACGCTCCCTACGACGACTTCCTCGACCGCTGGGACGCCGCCGACTTCGACCCAGCGGACGTCCTGGCGCTGGTCAAGAGGGCAGGGGCGGGGTACTTCGTGCCGACCACCAAGCATCACGACGGCGTCACGCTCTGGGATGCGCCCGGCACGGGCGACCGCAACACCGTCGCGCGCGGACCGCACCGCGACCTGGTCGCCGCGTTCGAGCGGGCGACGCGCGAGGCCGGGCTGCGCTTCGGGGTCTACTACTCCGGCGGGCTCGACTGGCACTTCTCGCAGCTGCCGCCCATCACCGCGGAGGGCGAGGCGTTCGTCCGACCGGTGGATGCGGCCTACGCCGAGTACGCGCACGCGCAGGTCCTCGACCTCATCGACCGCTACTCCCCCGACGTCCTCTGGAACGACATCGACTGGCCGGACGCTGGCAAGCCGTCCGGGCCGTTCAGCGCCGAGTCGCTGTTCGAGCGGTTCTACGCCGCCAACCCGGAGGGCGTCGCCAACGACCGCTGGGGCGAGACGCACTGGGACTACCGCACCAGCGAGTACCAGCAGGACACCGACGTCGAGCGGTCCGGCGCGTGGGAGAACTGCCGCGGCATCGGCTACTCGTTCGGCTACAACCGACTCGAGGACGCGACGCACCTGCTGAGCGGCCCCGCGGCGGTGGAGTCCTTCGTCGACATCGTGTCGCGCGGCGGCAACCTGCTGCTGAACATCGGACTCACCGCCGCCGGCACCGTCCCGGAGCTGCAGCGGAGGACGCTGGAGCACCTGGCGGCCTGGAATGCGATCAATGGCGACGCCGTCTTCGGCTCGACCACGCTCGACACGGCGATCGCGGGGCCGTCGGAGACGCCGTGGCTGCGCTGGACCCGCACCGGCGACACCGCGAACGCGTTCGTGGACGCGGTAGGCGAGGTGCGCATCCCCGCGTCGACGGCGGTGGACGCGGCGAGCGCGCGCCTCGCGGACGGCAACCGTATCGCCGTGCGCCGCGACGGCGGGACGATCGTGCTGACCGTGCCCGAGCCCTCCGTCGCCGGCCCGACGCTCGTCCGGTTCGGCCTGGCCGGCTGA
- a CDS encoding aldo/keto reductase, giving the protein MTPALQLGPIGYGTAALGNLHDARPDDVWPAIVPAAREAGIRYFDTAPHYGLGLAEERLGEGLRALPRDEFVLSTKVGRIIEPNPDHRAGGTDIANLFDVPSTRRRRFDYSRDGVLRSVEDSLNRLGLDRIDILFVHDPDEHEREALDGAFPALEELRSQGVIRSYGAGMNQSAMLTRFVRETDLDIVMCAGRYTLLDGAAAADLLPAAEERGVSVVVAAVFNSGILATDRPRADATFDYGAAPAALIERAGRIADIAAGYGATVPQLAVQFPLRHPAVSTVVLGAETPQQIERNARLAEPAVPDDLWAELEAAGLLP; this is encoded by the coding sequence ATGACGCCCGCCCTGCAGCTCGGTCCGATCGGCTACGGCACCGCGGCCCTGGGGAACCTCCACGACGCCCGGCCCGACGACGTCTGGCCTGCGATCGTCCCCGCCGCCCGGGAGGCGGGCATCCGCTACTTCGACACCGCGCCGCACTACGGGCTCGGCCTCGCCGAGGAGCGCCTCGGCGAGGGGTTGCGCGCCCTGCCGCGCGACGAGTTCGTGCTCTCGACGAAGGTCGGCCGCATCATCGAGCCGAACCCGGATCACCGTGCGGGCGGCACCGACATCGCCAACCTCTTCGACGTCCCCTCCACCCGGAGGCGCCGCTTCGACTACTCCCGCGACGGCGTGCTGCGATCGGTGGAGGACTCGCTGAACCGGCTCGGCCTCGACCGCATCGACATCCTGTTCGTGCACGATCCGGATGAGCACGAGCGGGAGGCGCTCGACGGCGCGTTCCCCGCGCTCGAGGAACTGCGCTCGCAGGGCGTCATCCGCTCCTACGGCGCCGGGATGAACCAGTCCGCGATGCTGACCCGGTTCGTCCGAGAGACGGATCTCGACATCGTGATGTGCGCCGGCCGCTACACCCTGCTGGACGGCGCGGCCGCCGCCGACCTGCTCCCGGCCGCGGAGGAGCGCGGCGTGAGCGTGGTCGTCGCCGCGGTGTTCAACTCGGGCATCCTCGCCACGGACCGGCCGCGCGCCGACGCGACGTTCGACTACGGGGCGGCGCCCGCCGCGCTCATCGAGCGGGCCGGGCGGATCGCCGACATCGCCGCGGGCTACGGAGCGACCGTGCCGCAGCTCGCCGTGCAGTTCCCGCTGCGGCATCCCGCCGTGTCCACCGTGGTGCTGGGCGCGGAGACCCCGCAGCAGATCGAGCGGAACGCCCGGCTCGCCGAGCCCGCCGTGCCGGACGACCTCTGGGCGGAGCTGGAGGCGGCGGGCCTGCTCCCGTGA
- a CDS encoding GntR family transcriptional regulator, with protein sequence MSIERAAGDHLLPARRALADDVYDAVLGLLMDQVIEPGARASIDGIARQLGVSPTPVREALARLESEGMVVKKALKGYTAAPLLDAEGLRELFEMRRLLEPHASRSAAGRMDAETLAELEALCEQMHASGAAAQAGDDRFEDYKDFAKQDADFHRIIAEQAGNALLADAVFRLRSHLHQYRLYFEHGVAEETSEEHDAVLAALRTGDGRGAERAMRDHIDRSYERIAKSLAGER encoded by the coding sequence ATGAGCATCGAACGCGCCGCGGGCGACCACCTGCTGCCCGCGCGCCGCGCGCTCGCGGACGACGTCTACGATGCGGTGCTCGGCCTGCTGATGGACCAGGTGATCGAGCCGGGCGCCCGCGCCAGCATCGACGGCATCGCCCGGCAGCTCGGCGTCTCGCCGACGCCGGTGCGCGAAGCGCTCGCGCGCCTCGAGTCGGAGGGGATGGTCGTCAAGAAGGCGCTCAAGGGCTACACGGCCGCCCCGCTGCTCGACGCCGAGGGCCTGCGCGAGCTGTTCGAGATGCGCCGCCTGCTCGAGCCGCACGCGTCGCGCAGCGCGGCCGGGCGGATGGATGCGGAGACGCTGGCGGAGCTGGAGGCCCTCTGCGAGCAGATGCACGCGAGCGGCGCGGCGGCCCAGGCCGGCGATGACCGCTTCGAGGACTACAAGGACTTCGCGAAGCAGGATGCGGACTTCCACCGCATCATCGCCGAGCAGGCGGGCAACGCCCTGCTGGCGGACGCCGTGTTCCGGCTGCGCTCGCACCTGCACCAGTACCGGCTGTACTTCGAGCACGGCGTGGCCGAGGAGACCTCCGAGGAGCACGACGCCGTGCTGGCCGCCCTGCGCACAGGCGACGGTCGCGGCGCCGAGCGTGCCATGCGCGACCACATCGACCGGTCGTACGAGCGCATCGCGAAGAGTCTCGCGGGCGAGCGCTAG
- a CDS encoding enolase C-terminal domain-like protein, whose protein sequence is MSIVTGFETLDVRFETSALLDGSDAMNPDPDYSAAYLRVRTDAADGVDGHSFVFTIGRGNDVQVAAIDAVAHRVLGRDVEAILDDLGGFWREFVHDSQLRWLGPEKGVMHMAIGAVVNAFWDLKAKRAGLPLWQLLAGMTPEELVALVDFRYLSDALTPEEALDLLRAAEPGRAERERELLAHGYPAYTTTPGWLGYPDDKLRRLAREAVDDGFQQIKLKVGDRLQDDLRRLAIAREEVGPDIRIAIDANQRWDRDQAIEWIRALERFDLAWVEEPTSPDDVLAHAAIAKAVAPVPVATGEHGMSRVLFKQLLQARAASVVQIDSTRVAGVNENIAILLLAAKFGVPVCPHAGGVGLCEAVQHFSMFDFVAVSGSQDGRMIEYTKHLHEHFVAPVEVAGGRYRAPLTPGIGMEMLDASLTANEFRAGTPA, encoded by the coding sequence GTGAGCATCGTCACCGGCTTCGAGACCCTGGATGTGCGCTTCGAGACATCCGCCCTGCTGGACGGCTCCGACGCCATGAACCCGGACCCCGACTACTCGGCCGCGTACCTGCGCGTGCGCACCGACGCCGCCGACGGGGTGGATGGCCACTCCTTCGTGTTCACGATCGGCCGCGGCAACGACGTCCAGGTGGCGGCGATCGACGCCGTCGCGCACCGCGTGCTCGGGCGTGATGTCGAGGCGATCCTGGACGACCTCGGCGGGTTCTGGCGGGAGTTCGTCCACGACTCGCAGCTGCGCTGGCTCGGCCCGGAGAAGGGCGTCATGCACATGGCGATCGGCGCCGTCGTGAACGCGTTCTGGGACCTGAAGGCCAAGCGCGCCGGCCTGCCTCTCTGGCAGCTGCTGGCCGGGATGACCCCGGAGGAGCTCGTCGCCCTGGTCGACTTCCGCTACCTCAGCGACGCGCTCACCCCCGAGGAGGCGCTCGACCTGCTGCGGGCCGCGGAGCCCGGCCGAGCCGAGCGCGAGCGGGAGCTGCTCGCGCACGGGTACCCCGCGTACACGACGACCCCGGGCTGGCTCGGCTACCCGGACGACAAGCTCCGCCGGCTCGCCAGGGAGGCGGTCGACGACGGCTTCCAGCAGATCAAGCTGAAGGTGGGGGACCGGCTGCAGGACGACCTCCGCCGGCTCGCGATCGCACGCGAGGAGGTCGGCCCGGACATCCGCATCGCGATCGACGCCAACCAGCGCTGGGACCGCGACCAGGCGATCGAGTGGATCCGCGCGCTCGAGCGCTTCGACCTCGCCTGGGTGGAGGAGCCGACCAGCCCCGACGACGTGCTCGCGCACGCGGCGATCGCGAAGGCCGTCGCCCCGGTCCCCGTCGCGACAGGGGAGCACGGGATGAGCAGGGTGCTGTTCAAGCAGCTGCTGCAGGCGCGGGCCGCCTCCGTCGTCCAGATCGACTCGACGCGGGTGGCCGGCGTGAACGAGAACATCGCCATCCTGCTGCTCGCGGCGAAGTTCGGCGTGCCGGTCTGCCCGCACGCGGGAGGGGTCGGGCTCTGCGAGGCGGTGCAGCACTTCTCGATGTTCGACTTCGTCGCCGTCTCCGGCAGCCAGGACGGTCGCATGATCGAGTACACGAAGCACCTCCACGAGCACTTCGTCGCCCCGGTGGAGGTGGCGGGCGGCCGCTACCGCGCCCCGCTGACCCCTGGCATCGGCATGGAGATGCTCGACGCGTCCCTCACCGCCAACGAGTTCCGCGCCGGCACCCCGGCCTGA
- a CDS encoding SDR family oxidoreductase, which translates to MSDFDGLVAAVTGGASGIGKAIADELASRGARVFALDLDAAAVAEPHTGIRCDIGDDASVREAIAAVVADAGRLDIVIANAGIGAQGDVEANADDEWMRVLNVNVIGSARTIRHAMPHLRESPSPAVVLTSSIAAWAGLPQRVLYSASKGAISAMTLAIAADCLPLGIRVNAVAPGTADTPWVGRLLESAADPDAERAALAARQPSGRLVRPQEVAEAVAYLASPGSASSNGVILPVDGGMYSLRPRR; encoded by the coding sequence TTGTCCGACTTCGACGGGCTCGTGGCCGCGGTCACGGGCGGAGCATCCGGCATCGGCAAGGCCATCGCGGACGAGCTCGCGAGCCGCGGGGCCCGCGTGTTCGCCCTGGACCTCGACGCGGCGGCGGTCGCCGAGCCGCACACGGGCATCCGCTGCGACATCGGCGACGACGCCAGCGTTCGCGAGGCGATCGCCGCGGTGGTCGCCGACGCCGGCCGGCTCGACATCGTGATCGCGAACGCGGGGATCGGCGCGCAGGGCGACGTGGAGGCCAACGCCGACGACGAGTGGATGCGCGTGCTCAACGTGAACGTGATCGGCTCGGCCCGCACCATCCGGCACGCCATGCCGCACCTCCGCGAGTCGCCCTCGCCCGCCGTGGTGCTGACGAGCTCGATCGCGGCGTGGGCAGGGCTGCCGCAGCGCGTGCTGTACTCCGCCTCCAAGGGCGCGATCTCGGCCATGACGCTGGCGATCGCGGCGGACTGCCTGCCGCTCGGCATCCGGGTCAACGCCGTGGCGCCCGGCACGGCGGACACCCCGTGGGTCGGTCGGCTGCTGGAGAGCGCGGCTGACCCCGATGCGGAACGCGCGGCCCTCGCGGCTCGCCAGCCGAGCGGGCGCCTGGTGCGGCCGCAGGAGGTCGCGGAGGCGGTCGCCTACCTCGCCTCGCCGGGCTCGGCATCCAGCAACGGCGTCATCCTCCCGGTCGACGGCGGGATGTACTCCCTCCGCCCGCGCCGCTGA
- a CDS encoding fumarylacetoacetate hydrolase family protein produces MRFMRLGEPGAEIPAVGDGSTTWDLRPLTADIDSAFLASDGLARAEAAARAGRLPELATDGLRYGPPIARPQAVICIGMNYAAHARESGAEPPADIVVFYKHPNTVVGPHDDILLPPESTTTDWEVELAAVIGTRARYLSSPEEALEHIAGFAVANDVSEREYQLERSLGQWSKGKSFETFNPLGPWLVPTAEVGDGSGLRIWSTVNGESRQDSSTTDLIFGVAEIVYRLSRFTVLEPGDLINTGTPEGVGLSGRFPYLAAGDRVRLGIDGLGEQSATVRAAL; encoded by the coding sequence ATGCGATTCATGCGGCTCGGCGAACCCGGCGCGGAGATCCCCGCCGTCGGCGACGGCTCCACCACCTGGGACCTGCGCCCGCTGACCGCCGACATCGACAGCGCCTTCCTCGCCTCCGACGGCCTCGCCCGCGCCGAGGCCGCGGCCCGCGCAGGGCGGCTCCCGGAGCTCGCGACCGACGGCCTGCGCTACGGACCCCCGATCGCGCGCCCGCAGGCGGTCATCTGCATCGGGATGAACTACGCAGCGCACGCCCGCGAGTCCGGTGCGGAACCCCCGGCCGACATCGTCGTCTTCTACAAGCACCCCAACACCGTCGTCGGACCGCACGACGACATCCTGCTGCCGCCGGAGTCGACGACGACCGACTGGGAGGTCGAGCTCGCCGCCGTGATCGGCACACGCGCCCGCTACCTCTCCTCTCCGGAGGAGGCGCTGGAGCATATCGCCGGCTTCGCGGTCGCGAACGACGTCTCCGAGCGCGAGTACCAGCTGGAGCGCTCGCTCGGCCAGTGGAGCAAGGGCAAGAGCTTCGAGACGTTCAACCCGCTCGGGCCGTGGCTGGTGCCGACCGCCGAGGTGGGCGACGGCTCCGGCCTGCGCATCTGGTCGACGGTGAACGGGGAGTCGCGCCAGGACTCGTCCACGACCGACCTGATCTTCGGCGTCGCCGAGATCGTCTACAGGCTGAGCCGGTTCACCGTCCTGGAGCCCGGCGACCTCATCAACACCGGCACCCCCGAGGGCGTCGGCCTGTCCGGCCGGTTCCCCTACCTCGCCGCCGGCGACCGCGTGCGCCTCGGCATCGACGGCCTCGGCGAGCAGAGCGCGACCGTGCGCGCCGCACTCTGA